Proteins encoded together in one Pantoea sp. CCBC3-3-1 window:
- the xdhA gene encoding xanthine dehydrogenase small subunit, translating to MIQFLLNQALVSEAAIDPNLTVLNYLRQYKRRSGTKEGCASGDCGACTVTLGRVENGEMVYETANSCMTFVSTLQGKQLITVEDLQQAGKLHPVQQAMVDCHASQCGFCTPGFVMSLFTLQKNSTGWQQHQAEQALAGNLCRCTGYRPIVDAARKACHHPEPDSFRQQEAETVKRLSALKTAEVQEIACNAHRCLLPKTLDQLGDLLSEHPEAKLLAGGTDLALQVTQHAKALPLLIALEQIDELKTCRAEAEEWVIGAGVSLQQCQLWLREHIPSFARILERFASLQIRNQGTLGGNIANGSPIGDTPPMLLALNASLELQKGGRVRRLPLADFFLGYRQTALQPGEFIRAVIIPKVTASQNFRAWKVSKRLEDDISAVFAAFALEIDSDNRVTQARIAFGGMADIPKRALHCEQQLLGKPLTLQSVEQACRALEQDFTPLSDFRASARYRLQVAKNLLRRYHASFSDELQLVEVSRYVS from the coding sequence ATGATCCAGTTTTTACTCAATCAGGCCTTAGTCAGCGAAGCGGCAATCGATCCAAACCTGACCGTGCTGAATTATTTGCGCCAGTACAAGCGTCGCAGCGGGACAAAGGAAGGCTGTGCCTCCGGTGACTGTGGTGCCTGTACCGTCACGCTGGGTCGCGTCGAAAACGGTGAAATGGTGTATGAAACCGCCAACAGCTGCATGACTTTTGTCAGTACGCTACAAGGCAAGCAGCTGATTACCGTCGAGGATTTGCAGCAGGCAGGCAAACTCCACCCGGTGCAACAAGCGATGGTGGATTGCCATGCTTCGCAGTGCGGGTTTTGCACGCCCGGCTTTGTTATGTCGCTGTTTACGCTGCAAAAAAACAGCACGGGCTGGCAACAGCATCAGGCCGAGCAGGCGCTGGCAGGAAACTTATGCCGCTGCACCGGCTACCGGCCGATTGTCGATGCGGCCCGCAAGGCTTGTCATCACCCCGAGCCGGATAGCTTCCGCCAGCAGGAGGCCGAGACCGTAAAACGTCTGAGCGCGCTGAAAACCGCCGAAGTGCAGGAAATAGCATGTAACGCGCATCGTTGCCTGTTACCGAAAACGCTGGATCAGCTGGGCGATCTGTTAAGCGAACATCCCGAAGCGAAGCTGCTGGCAGGCGGCACCGATCTGGCGCTTCAGGTAACGCAACACGCTAAAGCGTTGCCGTTGCTGATTGCGCTGGAACAGATTGATGAACTAAAAACCTGTCGGGCAGAGGCCGAAGAATGGGTGATTGGCGCTGGCGTTTCGTTACAGCAGTGCCAGCTGTGGCTGCGCGAGCATATTCCGTCCTTTGCGCGGATCCTTGAACGTTTCGCCTCGCTGCAAATCCGCAATCAGGGAACGCTTGGCGGCAATATTGCTAACGGCTCGCCGATTGGTGATACGCCACCGATGCTGCTGGCGCTTAACGCCTCGCTGGAATTGCAAAAGGGTGGCAGGGTGCGCCGCCTGCCGCTGGCAGACTTTTTCCTCGGCTACCGACAAACTGCGCTACAACCCGGCGAATTTATTCGCGCCGTTATCATTCCAAAAGTGACGGCGTCACAAAATTTCCGCGCGTGGAAGGTTTCTAAACGGCTTGAAGATGATATCTCTGCGGTTTTCGCTGCTTTTGCACTGGAAATCGACAGCGACAACCGTGTAACGCAGGCGCGTATTGCCTTCGGCGGCATGGCCGACATACCGAAAAGGGCGTTGCACTGCGAACAACAGCTGTTGGGAAAACCCCTGACGCTGCAATCTGTCGAACAGGCATGCCGCGCGCTGGAACAGGATTTTACGCCGCTGAGCGATTTTCGCGCCAGCGCCCGCTACCGCTTACAGGTGGCTAAAAACCTGCTGCGTCGTTATCACGCGTCGTTTTCTGACGAGCTGCAACTGGTGGAGGTTTCCCGCTATGTCTCATAA
- the ydfG gene encoding bifunctional NADP-dependent 3-hydroxy acid dehydrogenase/3-hydroxypropionate dehydrogenase YdfG, with protein MIVFVTGATAGFGESITRRFIAEGHKVIATGRRQERLQSLKEELGDALYTLQLDVRNRAGIEEALASLPAGWRNIDVLVNNAGLALGIEPAHKANLDDWEAMIDTNNKGLVYMTRAVLPAMVERNIGHIINLGSIAGSWPYAGGNVYGATKAFVRQFSLNLRTDLHGTALRVTDIEPGLVGGTEFSNVRFKGDDAKADSVYDGAEPLTAEDVTEAVYWVATLPKHVNINTLEMMPVGQTLAGLKVHKS; from the coding sequence ATGATTGTATTTGTAACTGGCGCTACCGCTGGCTTCGGAGAGAGTATCACCCGCCGCTTTATCGCTGAGGGACACAAGGTTATTGCCACCGGCCGTCGCCAGGAACGTTTGCAGAGCCTGAAAGAGGAGCTGGGCGACGCGCTATATACCCTGCAACTGGACGTGCGTAATCGCGCAGGCATTGAAGAAGCGCTGGCCAGTCTGCCCGCCGGGTGGCGTAACATCGATGTGCTGGTTAATAACGCCGGCCTGGCGCTGGGTATTGAACCGGCGCACAAAGCAAACCTGGATGACTGGGAAGCGATGATCGATACCAATAATAAAGGCCTGGTCTATATGACCCGCGCCGTGCTGCCCGCGATGGTGGAACGCAATATTGGTCATATTATTAACCTGGGTTCGATTGCCGGCAGCTGGCCTTACGCAGGCGGTAATGTTTATGGCGCGACTAAGGCGTTTGTCCGTCAGTTCAGCCTGAACTTGCGCACTGACTTACACGGCACGGCGCTGCGCGTTACCGATATCGAGCCGGGCCTGGTGGGCGGCACCGAGTTTTCTAACGTTCGCTTTAAAGGTGACGATGCGAAAGCGGACAGCGTGTATGACGGCGCAGAACCGCTGACCGCAGAAGACGTTACCGAAGCGGTTTACTGGGTCGCTACGCTGCCGAAACACGTCAATATTAATACGCTGGAAATGATGCCGGTTGGCCAAACGCTGGCGGGCCTTAAAGTGCATAAATCCTGA
- the bioD gene encoding dethiobiotin synthase: MTRLKRIFVTGTDTEVGKTVVTRALLQKLAEGGKRVAGYKPIAKGSQQTEQGPRNKDALILQASSSVILPYESVNPLTLLDDKISTSRDMVVDYARLSEGLQSLSVQADHVVVEGTGGWLSLMNDLRPLSEWAVEERLPVIMVVGIKLGCISHALLTAQAVINDGLPLLGWVANRINPGLAHYAEIIEVLSSKIPAPLLGELPYLPKPERRELAGYLDLSQV; the protein is encoded by the coding sequence ATGACCAGGTTAAAGCGAATATTCGTTACCGGTACCGATACCGAGGTGGGAAAAACGGTTGTTACCCGCGCGCTCTTGCAAAAGCTTGCAGAAGGCGGCAAGAGAGTGGCTGGCTACAAACCGATAGCAAAAGGGAGCCAGCAAACCGAGCAGGGGCCACGGAATAAAGATGCGCTGATATTGCAGGCATCCTCTTCTGTTATTTTGCCCTATGAATCGGTTAATCCATTAACCTTACTGGATGATAAAATCAGTACCAGCCGTGACATGGTGGTTGATTATGCCAGGCTAAGCGAGGGGTTGCAGTCGTTAAGCGTGCAGGCGGACCACGTTGTGGTGGAGGGAACGGGCGGCTGGCTTAGCTTAATGAACGATCTGCGCCCGCTTTCTGAATGGGCCGTTGAGGAGCGCCTGCCGGTGATTATGGTTGTGGGGATCAAACTGGGTTGCATCAGCCACGCGTTGCTTACCGCCCAGGCGGTGATTAATGACGGGTTGCCTCTGTTGGGCTGGGTGGCAAACCGCATCAACCCGGGGCTGGCGCACTATGCAGAAATTATCGAAGTCTTAAGCAGCAAGATCCCGGCGCCTCTGCTGGGCGAGCTGCCTTATTTACCGAAACCTGAACGGCGGGAGCTGGCAGGCTATCTCGATTTAAGTCAGGTTTAA
- a CDS encoding DUF1161 domain-containing protein: MMKGKKWILTALIIATPLAVQASCETVKADINQKIINNGVPANGFTLEIVPNDQAEQAGGQVVGHCENDSQKIVYKRGAEGDAPVPANTGTSQDAPSS; encoded by the coding sequence ATGATGAAAGGTAAGAAGTGGATATTAACCGCGCTGATTATCGCCACTCCGCTGGCGGTGCAGGCATCTTGCGAAACGGTAAAAGCGGACATTAACCAGAAAATTATCAATAACGGCGTCCCGGCAAACGGTTTTACGCTGGAAATCGTTCCCAACGATCAGGCCGAACAGGCTGGCGGTCAGGTTGTTGGACACTGCGAAAACGATAGCCAGAAAATCGTTTATAAGCGTGGCGCCGAAGGTGACGCCCCGGTTCCGGCAAATACCGGCACCTCTCAGGACGCACCTTCGTCGTAA
- the xdhB gene encoding xanthine dehydrogenase molybdopterin binding subunit, translating to MSHNRPEVAEEVIARQYREGIQSGVGKSNKHESAAKHVSGEAVFIDDKLELPGMLHLSPRLSEHAHARIRHIDTAPCYAIPGVVSVLSWQNVPGELDIGPLEPGDPLLAKDVVEYAGQIVLVVAAETPHAARLAADAAVIEYDLLTPVLDVREALEKQHFVQQPHVHQRGDVQAALSRAAHRLQGEFHIGGQEHFYLETQVAMVIPGEDQSLQVFSSTQNPTEVQKLVASVMGITMNKVTIDMRRMGGGFGGKETQAAGVACLCAVAARLTGRPVKMRLGRRDDMRITGKRHPFYVRYDVGVDEQGRFCGVKIDLAANCGYSLDLSGSIVDRAMFHADNAYYLGDALITGYRCRTNTASNTAYRGFGGPQGMVAIEQIMDHIARRLTLDPLEVRKRNYYGKETRNITHYHQRVEDNLLDEMTEMLETSSDYAARRREITLLNQNSAWLKRGLALTPVKFGISFTSSFLNQAGALILIYTDGTVQLNHGGTEMGQGLNTKVAQIVAQVLQIDVDQIQITATDTGKVPNTSPTAASSGADLNGKAAQNAAEILRDRLIGMLCQLHSCRADEVSFSNGIVKVQEKHFTFPDVAQMAWLNQVPLSATGYYKVPGIHYDREAGRGTPFYYFAYGAACVEALVDTLTGEYRLLRADILHDVGASLNPAIDIGQVEGGFVQGAGWLTCEELVWNAQGRLMTDGPASYKIPAIGDVPPDLRVTLVENRKNPKDTVFHSKAVGEPPFMLGIAAWCAIQDAVASVGNYQQHPLLDAPATPERVFWGMEKMRTEAAHER from the coding sequence ATGTCTCATAATCGTCCGGAAGTAGCTGAAGAAGTGATTGCCAGACAATACCGGGAAGGCATCCAGAGCGGCGTCGGCAAAAGCAACAAGCATGAAAGTGCGGCAAAACACGTCTCGGGTGAAGCTGTCTTTATTGACGACAAGCTGGAGTTGCCTGGCATGCTGCACCTCTCTCCCAGGCTGAGCGAGCATGCCCACGCTCGTATCCGCCACATTGATACCGCGCCTTGCTATGCCATTCCGGGTGTCGTTAGCGTTTTGAGCTGGCAAAACGTGCCGGGCGAGCTGGATATCGGGCCGCTGGAACCTGGCGATCCCCTCCTGGCGAAGGATGTGGTGGAGTATGCCGGCCAGATTGTGCTGGTCGTTGCCGCTGAAACGCCACACGCGGCGAGGCTGGCAGCCGATGCCGCGGTTATCGAATACGATCTGTTGACCCCCGTTCTGGACGTCAGAGAAGCGCTGGAAAAACAGCATTTTGTTCAGCAGCCTCATGTGCATCAGCGCGGTGATGTGCAGGCGGCGCTGTCACGAGCGGCACATCGCTTACAGGGCGAATTTCATATCGGCGGTCAGGAGCATTTCTATCTGGAAACCCAGGTAGCGATGGTGATCCCGGGAGAAGACCAGTCGCTACAGGTTTTCTCCTCTACCCAAAACCCGACCGAAGTGCAAAAGCTGGTGGCTTCGGTGATGGGTATCACTATGAACAAAGTGACCATTGATATGCGCCGGATGGGCGGCGGCTTTGGCGGTAAAGAAACGCAGGCCGCCGGCGTGGCCTGCCTGTGCGCGGTGGCAGCGCGCCTCACCGGTCGCCCGGTAAAAATGCGGCTTGGACGGCGGGACGATATGCGCATCACCGGCAAGCGGCATCCTTTTTACGTGCGCTACGATGTCGGCGTAGATGAGCAAGGGCGCTTTTGCGGCGTCAAAATCGATTTGGCGGCCAACTGCGGTTATTCGCTGGATCTCTCCGGTTCAATCGTCGATCGGGCCATGTTCCACGCGGATAACGCCTATTATCTCGGGGATGCGCTGATCACCGGCTATCGCTGCCGTACTAACACCGCCTCCAACACCGCCTATCGCGGTTTTGGTGGGCCTCAGGGCATGGTCGCCATTGAACAAATTATGGATCATATCGCCCGCAGGCTGACGCTGGATCCGCTGGAAGTGCGCAAGCGCAATTACTATGGCAAAGAGACGCGCAATATCACCCATTATCACCAACGGGTTGAAGATAATCTGCTGGATGAAATGACTGAAATGCTTGAAACCAGCAGCGATTATGCGGCACGCCGGCGGGAAATCACCCTGTTAAACCAGAACAGTGCCTGGCTGAAGCGCGGTCTGGCGCTAACGCCGGTAAAATTCGGCATCTCTTTTACCTCCAGCTTTCTTAACCAGGCCGGTGCGCTGATCCTGATCTATACCGACGGCACGGTGCAGCTCAATCACGGCGGCACGGAGATGGGTCAGGGACTGAACACGAAGGTCGCGCAGATCGTCGCGCAGGTGCTGCAAATCGATGTCGATCAAATTCAGATCACCGCAACCGACACCGGCAAAGTGCCAAACACGTCACCCACCGCAGCGTCCAGCGGTGCAGATTTAAACGGTAAGGCGGCGCAAAACGCGGCGGAAATTCTTCGCGACCGGCTGATCGGCATGCTTTGCCAGCTGCACAGCTGTAGGGCAGATGAGGTCAGCTTTAGCAACGGCATTGTCAAAGTGCAGGAAAAACATTTTACCTTCCCCGATGTGGCGCAAATGGCCTGGCTCAATCAGGTGCCGCTTTCAGCCACCGGCTATTACAAAGTGCCCGGCATTCATTACGATCGTGAAGCGGGCCGCGGCACGCCGTTCTACTATTTTGCCTATGGCGCCGCCTGCGTGGAGGCGCTTGTCGATACGCTGACCGGTGAATACCGGCTGCTGCGGGCGGATATCCTGCATGACGTGGGCGCTTCGCTGAATCCGGCTATTGATATTGGTCAGGTGGAAGGCGGCTTTGTGCAGGGCGCTGGCTGGCTAACCTGCGAAGAGCTGGTGTGGAATGCGCAAGGCCGGTTGATGACCGACGGCCCGGCCAGCTATAAGATCCCGGCCATCGGCGATGTGCCGCCCGATCTGCGGGTGACGCTGGTGGAAAACCGCAAAAATCCCAAAGACACGGTGTTTCACTCAAAAGCGGTAGGCGAGCCACCCTTTATGTTAGGCATTGCGGCCTGGTGTGCGATTCAGGATGCGGTGGCCAGCGTGGGCAATTATCAGCAACACCCGCTGCTGGACGCGCCAGCCACGCCGGAAAGGGTGTTTTGGGGAATGGAAAAAATGCGGACGGAGGCGGCTCATGAACGTTGA
- a CDS encoding YnfA family protein translates to MLIKTTLLFFLTALAEIIGCFLPWLWLRKNASVLVLIPAAASLALFVWLLTFHPAASGRVYAAYGGVYVVTALLWLRFVDGVRLSYYDWTGAAVAFCGMLIIVAGWGKA, encoded by the coding sequence ATGTTAATAAAAACCACACTGCTGTTTTTTCTTACCGCGCTGGCCGAAATTATTGGCTGTTTTTTGCCCTGGCTGTGGCTGAGAAAAAACGCGTCTGTTCTGGTGCTGATACCTGCCGCCGCCAGTCTCGCGCTGTTTGTCTGGCTGTTGACTTTTCATCCCGCTGCCAGCGGTCGCGTTTATGCCGCTTACGGCGGCGTTTATGTCGTTACCGCTTTGTTATGGCTGCGCTTTGTCGACGGCGTCCGGCTAAGTTACTACGACTGGACGGGCGCAGCAGTGGCATTTTGTGGCATGTTGATTATCGTGGCAGGGTGGGGAAAAGCGTAG
- a CDS encoding DUF1283 family protein — protein sequence MKTSKVWLKTLSKAALPLVLFATLFSLQQAQAKTDTLIIQDGSSALTNEQARQQKQQWDETHRLRSKQNLRAEKDFDKDDRAIDTRDACDQSLNVNAYWEANTLRCLDRRTGRPVTP from the coding sequence ATGAAAACGAGTAAAGTCTGGTTAAAAACGCTGAGCAAAGCCGCTTTGCCGCTGGTACTGTTCGCCACGCTGTTTAGCCTGCAACAGGCGCAGGCCAAAACGGATACGCTGATTATTCAGGACGGCAGTAGCGCACTGACCAACGAGCAGGCGCGTCAGCAAAAACAGCAGTGGGACGAAACCCACCGGTTGCGCAGCAAACAGAATCTGCGTGCCGAAAAAGATTTCGATAAAGACGACCGTGCCATTGATACGCGTGACGCCTGCGATCAGAGTCTGAACGTTAACGCTTATTGGGAAGCCAATACCCTGCGCTGTCTCGATCGCCGTACCGGACGCCCCGTCACGCCCTGA
- a CDS encoding ROK family transcriptional regulator, with the protein MIADSQPGHIDQIKQTNAGAVYRLIDRFGPISRIELAKKAQLAPASITKIVREMLEAHLVQETEFQEIGSRGRPAVGIILDTVAWHYLSARIGNGDITLALRDLSSQLIVEENLPLPVDDPLPLITRIINEIDRFFIRHQRKLERLTAIAITLPGILDARQGIVHRMPFYPVRDMPLGSELEKHIGVPVYIQHDICAWTMAEALYGASREVSNVIQVVIDHNVGAGVIADGRLLHSGSSTLVEIGHTQVEPWGKQCYCGNHGCLETVASIESVLELTAQRMQSSPECTLHQQPLTIESLCDAALAGDPLAKDIITGVGHSVGRILAIMVNLFNPEKILIGSPLNRAQEILHSAITDCVRRQSLPAYSQRTRVEPTHFHNQGTMPGAALVKDALYNGTLLVKLLQG; encoded by the coding sequence GTGATAGCGGACAGTCAGCCTGGGCACATTGACCAGATCAAACAGACCAATGCAGGCGCGGTATACCGGCTGATCGATCGGTTTGGCCCCATTTCGCGCATTGAATTAGCCAAAAAGGCCCAGCTGGCCCCGGCCAGCATTACTAAAATCGTGCGTGAGATGCTGGAAGCGCATCTGGTGCAGGAAACGGAGTTTCAGGAGATCGGCAGTCGTGGACGCCCCGCTGTCGGCATAATCCTGGACACGGTGGCCTGGCATTACCTTTCTGCCCGCATTGGCAATGGCGATATCACGCTGGCGCTGCGAGATTTAAGCAGCCAGCTTATTGTTGAGGAAAATCTGCCGCTGCCGGTGGACGATCCGCTGCCTTTAATCACGCGCATTATTAATGAAATCGACCGCTTTTTTATCCGTCACCAGCGCAAGCTGGAACGCCTCACCGCGATTGCCATTACGCTTCCCGGTATATTGGATGCCAGACAGGGCATCGTGCACCGCATGCCTTTTTATCCGGTGAGGGATATGCCGCTCGGCAGCGAGCTCGAAAAGCATATTGGCGTGCCGGTTTATATCCAGCACGATATCTGCGCGTGGACGATGGCAGAAGCGTTATATGGCGCTTCTCGCGAAGTCAGTAACGTTATTCAGGTCGTGATCGATCACAATGTTGGCGCGGGCGTCATTGCTGATGGCCGGTTATTACACAGCGGCAGCAGTACGCTGGTGGAAATTGGACACACGCAGGTCGAGCCCTGGGGCAAACAGTGCTACTGCGGCAATCATGGCTGCCTGGAAACGGTAGCCAGCATTGAAAGCGTGCTGGAGCTAACCGCACAGCGCATGCAGTCTTCGCCGGAATGCACGCTGCACCAACAACCGCTGACCATCGAATCGCTGTGTGATGCGGCCCTGGCTGGCGATCCGCTGGCTAAAGATATCATTACCGGCGTGGGGCATAGCGTGGGGCGCATCCTGGCCATTATGGTCAACCTGTTTAATCCGGAAAAAATCCTGATTGGCTCGCCGCTGAACCGCGCGCAGGAAATCCTTCACTCTGCTATTACCGACTGCGTTCGCCGACAGTCGCTTCCCGCGTACAGCCAGCGCACCCGGGTTGAGCCGACGCATTTTCACAATCAGGGCACCATGCCTGGCGCAGCCCTGGTCAAGGATGCGCTTTATAACGGCACGCTGCTGGTCAAACTGTTGCAGGGTTAA
- the guaD gene encoding guanine deaminase → MSVSITQAIRGSFFDIAATVSHPRQLPEQARYIEDGLLLLNGGKIISLQRWEEGQHQLTDAVTVTDYRGKLIVPGFVDTHIHYPQTEMIGAFGEQLLEWLQQYTFPTERQYHCPDYSAKMSAFFLHQLLSNGTTTALVFGTVHPQSVEALFSAAEALEMRLIAGKVMMDRHAPEYLTETPEQSYDQTRELIERWHKRGRLGYALTPRFAPTSSPALLAKVQQLKTEYPDTWMHTHLSENPQEIAWVKALFPDHDGYLDVYHQYQLTGRRSVFAHCVHLAEEEWDCLHHTHSAIAFCPTSNLFLGSGLFNLQTCWDKGVKMGMGTDVGAGTTFNMLQTLGEAYKVGQLQHYKLAAYEAFYHATLGGARALDLDDHIGNFTAGKEADFVVLDPAVSALQQMRYANSRDICEKLFVLMTLGDDRNIAHTWVNGKCVWQQQKEEKAA, encoded by the coding sequence ATGTCAGTGTCCATTACTCAGGCTATTCGGGGCAGTTTTTTTGATATTGCCGCCACGGTCAGTCATCCACGGCAGTTGCCGGAGCAGGCCCGCTATATTGAAGACGGTTTATTACTGCTTAATGGCGGCAAAATTATTTCGCTCCAGCGCTGGGAAGAAGGGCAGCATCAGCTAACCGATGCCGTTACAGTGACAGATTATCGCGGCAAGCTGATTGTGCCGGGCTTTGTTGATACGCATATTCACTATCCTCAAACGGAAATGATTGGCGCCTTTGGCGAGCAGTTACTGGAATGGCTCCAACAATATACTTTCCCGACCGAGCGTCAGTATCACTGTCCCGACTATTCGGCAAAAATGTCGGCGTTTTTTCTGCACCAGCTGCTGAGTAACGGTACAACTACTGCTTTGGTGTTTGGTACCGTACATCCTCAGTCGGTAGAGGCGCTGTTCAGCGCGGCGGAAGCACTGGAAATGCGCCTGATCGCCGGGAAGGTCATGATGGATCGGCACGCGCCTGAATATCTGACCGAAACGCCGGAGCAGAGCTATGACCAGACGCGTGAACTGATTGAGCGCTGGCATAAGCGGGGCCGTCTCGGCTATGCGTTAACGCCACGCTTCGCGCCAACCTCATCACCTGCGCTACTGGCAAAAGTGCAACAGCTGAAAACGGAATATCCCGATACCTGGATGCATACGCACCTGAGTGAAAACCCGCAGGAAATCGCCTGGGTAAAAGCGCTGTTTCCCGATCACGACGGCTATCTTGACGTTTATCACCAGTATCAGTTAACCGGGCGTCGCAGCGTGTTTGCACATTGTGTGCACCTGGCGGAAGAGGAGTGGGATTGCCTGCATCATACCCATTCCGCCATTGCTTTCTGTCCAACCTCGAATCTGTTTCTCGGCAGCGGGTTGTTTAATCTGCAAACCTGCTGGGATAAAGGCGTGAAAATGGGCATGGGTACCGACGTTGGCGCGGGCACCACCTTTAATATGCTGCAAACGCTGGGGGAAGCCTACAAAGTTGGCCAGCTTCAGCATTACAAACTGGCGGCGTACGAAGCCTTTTATCATGCCACGCTTGGCGGCGCCCGGGCGCTGGATCTGGATGATCACATCGGCAATTTCACTGCCGGTAAAGAGGCCGATTTTGTGGTGCTGGATCCGGCGGTTTCCGCGCTCCAGCAGATGCGTTATGCCAACAGCCGCGATATTTGTGAAAAACTGTTTGTGCTGATGACGCTCGGGGACGACCGCAATATCGCCCACACCTGGGTGAACGGCAAATGTGTCTGGCAGCAGCAAAAAGAGGAGAAAGCCGCATGA
- a CDS encoding MDR family MFS transporter, with the protein MSETAQTQVAHRHWILIAAMLAMFMAAIEVTIVATAMPTIIAELGGFSQFGWVFSIYLLTQAVSVPIYGRLADLWGRKRVFFFGTSLFLAGSVLCGFSTNMGWLILFRALQGLGAGAIMPLTATIIADVYAPKERAGIQGWLSSVWGVSAIVGPLTGAWLVQHFNWALIFWVNVPIGIVSMLMLARWFPEPDSHKKQKLNLAGSGWLMLSVTALLTALLQAEMLGYWVLALLAVAAIAGYALVRHEKRSGEPLFPLALWRSRTIVAGNAGNLIIGAAMMGISAFLPGWIQGVNGGTPLQAGSALAMMSIGWPLASTLSGKLMLRTSYRFTAQLGSLLLILGTAMLLTLHSTSSLVHAGLSAFVIGTGMGMTSTTFLIAVQNSAEYSIRGICTASIMFSRMLGSALGTAVMGAVLNYNLMLRLPEFKDPVQQIISTSQREALPHASLQHIIEQTASSLHWVFAVSVVIASGSMLVARAIPSGRPE; encoded by the coding sequence ATGTCAGAAACAGCTCAAACACAGGTCGCGCACCGTCACTGGATATTGATTGCCGCGATGCTGGCGATGTTTATGGCCGCCATTGAGGTCACCATTGTCGCGACGGCGATGCCAACTATCATTGCGGAACTGGGCGGCTTTTCCCAATTTGGCTGGGTTTTTTCCATCTATTTACTGACGCAGGCCGTTAGCGTCCCCATTTATGGTCGGCTGGCCGATCTCTGGGGCCGGAAACGGGTATTCTTTTTTGGCACCTCGCTGTTTTTGGCCGGTTCGGTACTGTGTGGATTTTCCACCAATATGGGCTGGCTGATCCTGTTTCGGGCACTCCAGGGATTGGGCGCGGGTGCCATTATGCCGTTAACGGCAACCATCATCGCCGATGTCTATGCACCGAAAGAGCGGGCGGGGATCCAGGGCTGGCTCTCCAGCGTCTGGGGCGTTTCGGCGATTGTGGGGCCACTGACCGGCGCCTGGCTTGTACAGCATTTTAACTGGGCGCTGATCTTTTGGGTTAACGTGCCCATTGGCATAGTTTCTATGCTGATGTTGGCACGCTGGTTTCCTGAGCCAGACAGCCATAAAAAACAAAAGCTCAATCTGGCAGGCAGCGGCTGGCTGATGCTCTCCGTGACTGCGCTTCTGACGGCTCTGCTTCAGGCTGAAATGCTGGGCTACTGGGTGCTTGCGCTGCTTGCTGTGGCGGCCATCGCCGGTTATGCGCTGGTCAGACATGAAAAGCGTTCTGGCGAACCGCTGTTTCCGCTGGCGCTGTGGCGAAGCCGTACCATTGTTGCCGGTAATGCAGGAAACCTGATTATCGGCGCAGCGATGATGGGCATCAGCGCATTTTTGCCTGGCTGGATCCAGGGCGTGAATGGCGGTACGCCGCTCCAGGCGGGAAGCGCGCTGGCGATGATGTCAATCGGCTGGCCGCTGGCGAGCACGCTTAGCGGTAAACTGATGCTGCGGACTTCTTACCGTTTTACCGCGCAGCTTGGCTCGCTGTTGCTGATCCTCGGCACCGCAATGCTGCTGACGCTGCACAGCACCAGCTCGCTGGTGCATGCGGGGCTGTCTGCCTTTGTCATCGGTACCGGCATGGGCATGACCAGCACCACCTTCCTGATCGCCGTGCAAAACAGCGCGGAATATTCCATTCGGGGGATTTGTACAGCATCGATCATGTTCAGCCGCATGCTGGGTTCCGCGTTGGGCACCGCCGTGATGGGGGCGGTACTTAATTACAATCTGATGCTGCGGCTCCCGGAGTTTAAAGATCCTGTGCAGCAGATTATCTCTACCAGTCAGCGAGAGGCGTTACCGCACGCCAGTCTGCAACATATTATCGAGCAGACGGCTTCTTCACTGCACTGGGTGTTTGCGGTGTCGGTGGTAATTGCGTCAGGAAGTATGCTGGTGGCCAGAGCGATTCCCTCAGGCAGGCCAGAATAG